In Chitinophagales bacterium, a single genomic region encodes these proteins:
- a CDS encoding glucose-1-phosphate thymidylyltransferase encodes MILYDELITWQNLLPLTFTRSIAECRVGILTIQEKWKHYLKTESQIEYVQEYLRHTSNDNSDGIRIVSNLLPNKELVNVIAGLTENSALFYDNIEIASKNKKVDFKILTYNGAISFIHYPWDIFLANDAEIRKDYELITAGRTSAHLSSDNKIIGENIFIEPEAKVHCSILNTNTGPIYIGKNAEVMEGATIRGPFALGENAQIKMGAKIYGATTIGAGCKVGGEITNSVFFANSNKAHDGYLGNSVLGEWCNLGADTNSSNLKNNYSQVDIYNYHQNASIDTGQQFLGLIMGDHSKAGINTMFNTGTVVGVCANIVGAGFPKKHIPSFSWSISEKIRPYDWEKALETIRIVYARRNRILTEHEENILKHIYQETFRTQAESKL; translated from the coding sequence ATGATATTATATGATGAATTAATTACTTGGCAAAATTTATTGCCACTGACGTTTACAAGAAGTATTGCGGAATGCAGAGTTGGCATTTTGACTATTCAAGAGAAATGGAAGCATTATTTAAAAACTGAGAGTCAGATAGAATATGTACAGGAATATTTGCGTCATACATCAAACGATAATTCTGACGGAATTAGAATTGTTTCCAACCTTTTGCCTAATAAAGAACTGGTTAATGTAATAGCCGGACTTACTGAAAATTCTGCTTTGTTTTATGATAATATAGAAATAGCTTCAAAGAATAAAAAAGTTGATTTTAAAATACTAACTTATAATGGTGCAATTTCTTTTATCCATTATCCATGGGATATATTTCTAGCAAACGATGCTGAAATTCGAAAAGACTATGAACTAATAACTGCTGGAAGAACAAGTGCTCATCTCAGTTCTGATAATAAAATAATAGGCGAAAATATATTCATAGAGCCAGAAGCGAAAGTTCACTGCAGTATCCTGAATACAAATACAGGGCCGATTTATATAGGTAAAAATGCTGAAGTAATGGAAGGCGCTACTATTCGTGGACCATTTGCATTAGGAGAGAATGCCCAAATTAAAATGGGGGCTAAAATCTATGGTGCTACAACTATTGGGGCAGGATGCAAAGTAGGCGGAGAAATTACCAATTCCGTTTTCTTCGCCAATTCCAATAAAGCACATGATGGATATTTAGGAAACTCTGTTCTTGGAGAATGGTGTAATCTCGGTGCTGATACTAATTCTTCTAATCTGAAAAACAACTACAGCCAAGTAGATATTTATAACTATCATCAAAATGCCTCTATCGATACTGGACAGCAATTTCTAGGCTTAATCATGGGCGATCATTCAAAAGCGGGAATCAATACCATGTTTAACACTGGGACGGTTGTAGGTGTTTGCGCTAATATAGTAGGTGCTGGTTTCCCAAAGAAACATATTCCGTCATTTAGCTGGTCAATTTCTGAAAAAATAAGACCATATGATTGGGAGAAAGCATTGGAAACAATTCGTATAGTTTATGCACGTAGAAATCGAATTCTTACAGAACATGAAGAAAATATATTAAAACACATCTATCAAGAAACATTTCGTACACAAGCAGAAAGTAAATTATGA
- a CDS encoding glycosyltransferase, with protein MQFPWIYIQIPHYNNAPFLKECLTNVSQIEYPNFHSILINDCSTDHTKETLSTINLPNNIAIIHNVERLGRVGNYQFAFKQRKHAKWLINKDSDDYYTDNSWIKTAMQIVQNNPNDKIVHIQSNFLARIEISKTKIIKDYGDGYYLISGYEYVKLCIQYYGFSHLSSIFNVELIEKYGAYSDECLHTDFLTAARAAIQGNVIVGSKEIGVWRKHDGNQSVHRYSEEEYVKNQIAYYRFFEWCENFLSFKQVRKLTTIFENREFDRKLVSTIQKRNFRELSQFFLKENFSIWPVILSLIRIFISDFSYAKLSYIGHGLITRGASVLITLIVLPYIIKQLGVAEYSWIGVFTTISSAIYIFDFGLTNIVTKEITQKGLKSKDHLKTIIASQEVIYLAIGIFIFFVLLFSSNWLTAHWFFSNSGMGNTQNLMRLIAFAILMQWPHSFYTGVLFGLNKQALSNYTQVGLTALKNFGTIFLFYSLAPSIELFFYWHISISFLTILIQKFFVYKETQFINPLRFFSTSYLSQLKQLALGISFISIFGFIYGDVNNFLLTKWLSKTEFGYYAILYNIIMAFIMYCATVKSALFPYISKLLLSEPNEVIKNNYYKHTIIISYTLIPICIALIVFRMDILTLWLSNVDIVHKLNTSFGYITAGSLFNALMIIPWTYLIAMSRPKFLIYLTGFIALLSIPLLYFLVYHFEFEGASLYWLIINILPLPVLIYYFHSLIQFDHAKYFLHLIFVPIVFSTAFLYTTSYVLNTLQLHSIANIAICVLALAVTYFSILSYKFFVSKHKF; from the coding sequence ATGCAGTTTCCTTGGATATATATACAAATTCCGCATTACAATAATGCACCTTTCTTGAAGGAATGTTTAACAAACGTTTCTCAAATCGAATATCCAAATTTTCACTCAATTTTAATAAATGATTGCTCAACAGATCATACTAAAGAAACACTGAGCACCATTAACCTTCCAAATAATATTGCTATTATCCATAATGTGGAAAGGCTGGGAAGAGTTGGCAATTATCAGTTTGCATTTAAGCAGAGAAAGCATGCCAAATGGCTTATTAATAAAGATAGCGATGATTATTATACCGATAATTCTTGGATAAAAACTGCTATGCAAATAGTTCAAAACAATCCTAACGATAAAATTGTCCATATTCAATCCAATTTTTTAGCACGAATAGAGATTAGTAAGACTAAAATAATTAAAGATTATGGCGACGGGTACTATTTGATTTCAGGATATGAATATGTGAAACTCTGTATACAATATTATGGATTTTCTCACCTCAGCAGTATTTTCAATGTAGAGCTTATTGAAAAATATGGTGCATATTCTGACGAATGTTTGCATACAGATTTTTTGACGGCTGCGAGAGCAGCTATCCAGGGCAACGTAATCGTCGGTTCTAAGGAAATAGGTGTTTGGAGAAAACATGATGGGAATCAATCTGTTCACAGATATAGCGAGGAAGAATATGTCAAAAATCAAATCGCGTACTATCGTTTCTTTGAATGGTGTGAAAATTTCTTGTCTTTTAAACAAGTGAGAAAATTAACGACTATATTTGAGAATAGAGAGTTTGACCGAAAATTAGTTTCAACTATTCAGAAACGAAATTTTAGAGAACTAAGTCAATTTTTTCTAAAAGAAAATTTTTCAATATGGCCTGTTATATTAAGCCTTATCAGAATATTTATTTCAGATTTTAGTTATGCAAAATTATCTTATATAGGGCACGGACTTATCACTCGAGGGGCATCTGTACTGATTACACTTATAGTCCTACCCTATATTATAAAGCAACTCGGAGTAGCTGAGTATAGTTGGATTGGGGTTTTTACGACTATTTCTAGCGCTATCTATATTTTTGATTTTGGACTCACAAATATTGTCACTAAGGAGATAACACAGAAGGGATTAAAATCTAAAGATCATTTAAAAACTATCATAGCTAGTCAGGAAGTTATATACTTAGCCATAGGGATTTTTATTTTTTTTGTGCTTCTATTTTCTTCAAACTGGCTGACTGCTCATTGGTTTTTCAGTAATTCTGGAATGGGAAATACGCAAAACTTAATGAGACTTATTGCTTTTGCTATACTTATGCAATGGCCGCATTCCTTCTATACAGGAGTTTTATTTGGCTTAAATAAGCAGGCTTTATCGAATTATACTCAGGTAGGACTCACTGCCTTGAAGAATTTTGGAACTATTTTTCTTTTCTACTCTTTAGCACCTAGTATTGAGCTATTTTTTTATTGGCACATAAGCATTTCATTTCTCACTATACTCATTCAGAAGTTTTTTGTTTATAAAGAAACTCAATTCATCAATCCTTTAAGATTTTTTTCTACTAGTTATCTCAGTCAATTAAAACAACTAGCTCTAGGCATATCCTTCATCAGTATTTTTGGATTTATCTATGGAGATGTGAATAATTTTTTACTAACTAAATGGCTAAGTAAAACCGAGTTTGGATATTATGCCATCTTATACAATATTATTATGGCATTTATAATGTACTGCGCTACAGTAAAGAGTGCATTGTTTCCTTACATATCAAAATTATTATTATCAGAGCCTAATGAGGTTATAAAAAATAATTACTATAAACATACTATAATTATCAGCTATACTCTGATCCCCATCTGCATAGCACTAATTGTTTTTCGAATGGATATCTTAACTCTTTGGTTATCCAATGTCGATATCGTGCATAAACTAAATACTTCGTTTGGTTATATAACAGCAGGAAGCCTATTCAATGCATTAATGATTATACCATGGACATATTTAATAGCAATGTCTAGGCCGAAATTTCTTATTTATTTAACAGGTTTTATTGCGCTTTTATCTATCCCGCTTCTCTATTTTTTAGTATATCATTTTGAATTTGAAGGAGCATCTTTATACTGGCTTATCATCAATATTCTGCCGTTACCCGTTCTAATCTATTACTTTCATTCCCTCATTCAATTTGACCACGCCAAGTATTTCCTACATCTAATATTTGTACCTATAGTATTCTCTACCGCATTTCTTTACACTACTTCTTACGTCTTAAATACTCTCCAACTTCATTCCATTGCCAATATTGCCATTTGTGTCTTAGCTTTGGCTGTGACCTATTTTTCCATTCTTAGCTACAAATTCTTTGTATCAAAGCACAAATTTTAA
- a CDS encoding VWA domain-containing protein, whose amino-acid sequence MRFRFTLLILVSSLGLYSQGSLRFENKKMYLGNLEINNTYGINFSYENVSGKTIKLSYEPITNLVNATFKKEDILPGEKGSLKINFYPEAEGPFNERLYIIINDSEKIELSIYGSVKTISQSFKSLTESNRLFGDRDIAFMVVDAETFIGIPYAKVFIKNSTNNKSYIGVANRFGALVNRIPEGKYNIQAIVEGYGKDVLDIKLDPNRNIAFIILEKPEIKDSFVKPDTPTNLLVAKTIDSVNYQPKADSSLAVEDGKNMNTKAPYYDPQPQKSEGDITPVTQPQKESTENLDRKTLNLILLIDVSKSMEKPNRIGVLKKSIIHLIKNYQEKDYLAILTFNDEVNELMARNQIIDKEKSIKYVNSILPSGTTDGVLGIDKAFEILQKSYMPDAINMVIIASDGKMNKYAYDDKAMLEKIEKMNENGILTSVVGFGTSQSYKTKLNQMAEAGGGVYIDMNLDTENLERILLDDIYSTLLQVK is encoded by the coding sequence ATGCGTTTTAGATTCACACTTCTTATTTTAGTATCTAGTCTAGGTCTTTACTCACAAGGCTCATTGAGGTTTGAGAATAAAAAAATGTATCTAGGAAATCTTGAAATCAATAATACTTATGGCATCAATTTTAGCTATGAAAATGTCTCTGGCAAAACTATCAAACTAAGTTATGAACCAATTACTAATCTCGTTAATGCCACCTTTAAAAAAGAGGATATTCTGCCAGGTGAAAAAGGGAGTTTAAAAATCAATTTCTATCCCGAAGCAGAAGGTCCTTTTAACGAAAGACTTTATATAATAATTAATGACAGTGAAAAAATAGAATTGAGTATATACGGTTCTGTCAAGACTATTTCACAATCATTCAAATCATTGACAGAAAGCAATAGGCTCTTTGGCGATAGAGATATTGCCTTTATGGTAGTAGATGCAGAGACTTTTATAGGTATACCTTATGCAAAGGTATTTATCAAAAATTCTACCAATAATAAAAGTTACATAGGAGTAGCTAATCGCTTTGGGGCACTTGTAAACAGAATACCAGAAGGTAAGTATAATATTCAAGCTATTGTAGAAGGATATGGAAAAGATGTGCTTGATATCAAATTAGATCCAAATAGAAATATTGCCTTTATAATCCTTGAAAAACCTGAAATTAAAGATTCTTTTGTCAAACCAGACACCCCTACTAACCTATTAGTCGCTAAAACTATTGATAGTGTTAATTATCAACCTAAAGCGGACAGCTCACTAGCAGTAGAAGATGGAAAAAACATGAATACCAAGGCTCCCTACTACGACCCGCAGCCTCAAAAATCAGAAGGAGATATAACTCCTGTGACTCAGCCTCAAAAAGAAAGCACTGAAAATTTAGATAGAAAAACTTTAAATCTCATTTTACTTATTGATGTATCGAAGTCTATGGAAAAGCCAAATAGAATAGGAGTTCTCAAAAAAAGTATTATACATCTTATCAAAAACTATCAAGAGAAAGACTATCTTGCTATTCTTACCTTCAATGACGAAGTTAATGAACTAATGGCAAGAAATCAAATTATAGATAAAGAGAAAAGCATCAAGTATGTGAATTCCATTCTACCATCTGGAACTACAGACGGAGTCTTAGGCATCGACAAAGCCTTTGAAATACTTCAGAAAAGCTATATGCCAGATGCCATCAACATGGTCATTATTGCTTCTGATGGCAAGATGAATAAGTATGCCTATGATGATAAGGCTATGCTTGAGAAAATTGAAAAAATGAACGAAAATGGCATACTGACTTCTGTCGTCGGCTTTGGGACATCGCAAAGCTATAAGACTAAACTCAATCAAATGGCAGAAGCTGGCGGGGGCGTTTATATTGATATGAATCTTGATACGGAGAATTTAGAACGTATTCTACTCGATGATATTTATTCTACTCTACTACAAGTAAAATAG
- a CDS encoding glycosyltransferase family protein, whose translation MTKILTIVQARMSSTRLPGKIMKTILNKPVLQLQLERMAYSRYCGQIVVATSTNIKDDVIEDFCKSNQIEIFRGDEDDLLDRHFQCAIQYKADIIAKIPSDCPLIDAKVMDKVFDYFINNDFDFVSNLHPPSYPDGNDVEVFTFKALEKAAHLARKKLEREHTTPYFWENPHLFKIGNVLWEKGLDYSMSHRFTLDYQEDFEFIQNVYEELYPSNPNFSLDDILQLLAIRPDIYDINSNLAGVNWYRNHLDELNTITSSQTKII comes from the coding sequence ATGACAAAAATATTAACCATAGTTCAAGCCAGAATGAGCTCCACTAGACTACCTGGCAAAATTATGAAAACAATTTTAAATAAACCAGTACTTCAATTACAGTTGGAACGAATGGCTTACTCTCGCTATTGTGGCCAAATAGTAGTAGCCACCTCCACCAATATAAAAGATGACGTAATAGAAGATTTTTGTAAATCTAATCAGATAGAGATTTTCAGGGGAGATGAAGATGATTTATTAGATAGACATTTTCAATGTGCTATTCAATATAAAGCCGATATCATAGCTAAAATACCATCAGATTGTCCTTTAATTGATGCTAAAGTAATGGATAAAGTTTTCGATTATTTTATAAATAATGATTTTGACTTTGTATCTAACCTTCACCCACCAAGTTATCCAGATGGCAACGATGTAGAAGTATTTACATTTAAGGCTTTAGAAAAAGCAGCTCACCTAGCTCGTAAAAAATTAGAGCGCGAACACACAACTCCATATTTTTGGGAAAATCCGCATCTATTCAAAATTGGGAATGTACTATGGGAAAAAGGGCTAGACTATTCTATGAGTCATAGATTCACCTTGGATTATCAAGAAGATTTCGAATTTATTCAAAATGTATATGAAGAATTGTATCCCTCTAATCCCAATTTTTCTTTAGACGATATTCTCCAACTCTTAGCTATTCGACCAGATATCTATGATATCAATTCAAACCTTGCAGGTGTCAACTGGTATAGAAATCACTTGGATGAGCTAAACACTATTACCTCTAGTCAAACTAAAATTATCTAA
- the meaB gene encoding methylmalonyl Co-A mutase-associated GTPase MeaB, translated as MQSLEDGILNGNIAALARMITYNESTKLEDNIIADDFIAKNQHKLNDSLVLSISGIPGVGKSSFIEVFGSYLHSLGLKIAVFSIDPSSEVTQGSILGDKTRMNELSSLDNVFIRPSPSSNRLGGLGINTHKNIELAKIAGYDIILVETVGVGQSETIVKNLCDAFILLLMPASGDELQGIKKGIMEVADFYIIHKADGELEQVAKKSRKEIETAVHMLKTDANLANCIYTFSSILKQGIDIIWNSISDFLEHKRKSGDFITTRTNQRKHWLRETYYDLFYRYHSEKMNRDIESLQGELESGKYITLAEIESKLRP; from the coding sequence ATGCAAAGCTTAGAAGACGGCATACTGAATGGAAATATTGCAGCCCTAGCGCGCATGATTACCTATAATGAGAGCACCAAGCTAGAAGACAACATTATTGCCGATGATTTTATCGCCAAAAATCAACATAAACTCAATGATTCTTTAGTACTGAGCATTAGTGGCATACCGGGCGTAGGAAAAAGTAGCTTTATCGAAGTGTTCGGTTCATATCTCCATAGCCTAGGCCTCAAGATAGCAGTATTTTCTATTGACCCAAGCAGTGAGGTGACACAAGGAAGTATTCTAGGAGATAAAACTCGTATGAACGAACTAAGCAGCCTCGACAATGTTTTTATTCGCCCTTCGCCGAGTTCGAATAGGCTTGGAGGACTGGGGATAAATACGCATAAGAATATTGAGTTAGCTAAAATAGCAGGCTATGATATTATTCTAGTGGAGACTGTAGGCGTGGGTCAATCAGAGACCATCGTTAAAAATTTATGTGATGCTTTTATCCTTCTTCTCATGCCCGCTTCGGGAGATGAACTACAGGGAATCAAAAAAGGAATCATGGAGGTAGCCGATTTTTATATTATTCACAAGGCCGATGGCGAACTAGAGCAGGTAGCAAAAAAATCGAGAAAGGAAATCGAAACAGCGGTGCATATGCTGAAAACAGATGCTAATTTAGCAAACTGTATTTATACTTTTTCTTCTATATTGAAACAAGGTATAGATATCATTTGGAATTCAATTTCTGACTTTTTAGAACATAAAAGAAAGAGCGGAGATTTTATAACGACTAGAACTAATCAACGGAAACATTGGCTGAGAGAGACCTATTACGATTTATTTTATCGATATCATAGTGAAAAGATGAATAGGGACATAGAGAGCCTTCAAGGCGAACTAGAATCTGGAAAATATATAACTCTCGCAGAAATAGAAAGTAAACTTAGGCCCTAA
- a CDS encoding sulfatase-like hydrolase/transferase, whose translation MNKPKHIFLIVADSLRKDSVYQNGVDMPYVENNSIQFTQARSSACWTLPATSCMFTGLNVHEHRADTHTRRLRSDIPTLAEKMKEKGYKTIQVTANPVTTDIFGLDRGFDEVHKVWKLVTPKLKKTMRLLLSIGKPRVRKMLFSKDVISDKLSEDLEVATCWGQNTHRNNFEKVQQLIEENDAKNQPCFFFINLMETHFPYHIADTFGLSGKGLWEKAMETITLFKIVNQNFLINDKPVINQKYADLIYQRQMTSYQIIKNDLNQFIQNIHQDKDSLVVFCSDHGDNFGEQDWYYHFSNVNDGGNRVPLFWLPPGGSVAKTIDQPISSRFIYHSLMEAIGEEQTTTLFKNEEFSFPMTQSFWYKHRGVTRDKYRYNQFMFIDNNMRYVKRNTDWMSAPITGNNYHNEPFFETMNASTNPILELVKDSEKRNYLLEKEKEFDVFSSEIRIQ comes from the coding sequence TTGAATAAGCCGAAACACATATTTCTCATAGTAGCTGATAGCCTACGAAAAGACTCTGTTTATCAAAATGGGGTGGACATGCCTTATGTAGAAAATAACAGTATTCAGTTCACCCAAGCTCGTTCTTCGGCCTGCTGGACGCTGCCTGCTACCTCTTGTATGTTTACCGGCCTCAATGTACATGAACATAGAGCCGATACGCATACGCGTAGATTGAGAAGCGATATTCCTACTTTGGCAGAAAAAATGAAGGAAAAAGGCTATAAAACTATCCAAGTCACTGCCAATCCCGTAACGACGGATATTTTCGGATTAGATAGAGGATTTGATGAAGTTCACAAAGTGTGGAAGTTGGTGACACCCAAGCTCAAGAAAACGATGCGACTCTTACTCTCCATAGGAAAACCTAGAGTGAGGAAAATGTTATTCTCCAAAGATGTGATTAGCGATAAGCTAAGTGAAGATCTAGAAGTAGCTACTTGCTGGGGACAGAATACACATAGGAATAATTTTGAAAAAGTTCAGCAACTCATAGAAGAAAATGATGCCAAGAATCAGCCTTGTTTTTTCTTTATCAATTTAATGGAAACCCATTTCCCTTATCATATAGCAGATACCTTCGGGCTATCTGGCAAGGGGCTATGGGAAAAGGCTATGGAGACTATAACGCTCTTCAAAATAGTCAATCAGAATTTTTTAATCAATGATAAACCTGTTATCAATCAGAAGTATGCTGATTTAATTTATCAGCGTCAGATGACGAGTTATCAAATTATAAAAAATGATTTGAACCAGTTTATTCAAAACATACATCAAGATAAGGATAGCCTAGTTGTATTCTGTTCCGATCATGGAGACAATTTCGGCGAACAAGATTGGTATTATCATTTTTCTAACGTGAATGATGGGGGCAATAGAGTGCCATTATTTTGGTTGCCTCCCGGCGGTAGTGTAGCTAAAACTATTGACCAACCTATTAGCAGTAGATTTATCTATCATAGTCTAATGGAAGCTATAGGTGAAGAACAGACTACGACACTATTTAAAAATGAGGAGTTTAGTTTCCCTATGACTCAGAGTTTCTGGTATAAGCATAGAGGCGTAACGAGAGATAAGTACCGCTATAATCAATTTATGTTTATAGACAATAATATGCGGTATGTCAAGCGAAATACCGACTGGATGAGCGCTCCTATTACGGGCAATAATTATCACAACGAACCATTCTTTGAGACCATGAATGCCTCTACGAATCCAATTCTAGAACTGGTAAAGGACAGCGAGAAGCGCAACTACCTCTTGGAAAAAGAAAAAGAATTCGATGTTTTCTCCAGTGAGATTCGAATACAATAA
- a CDS encoding triose-phosphate isomerase, giving the protein MSEKKIIVAGNWKMNKTYLEAKEFIAKLNKLPELKTRTIIASPSLYVDTLFINNEKKNVFLALQNCSAYEGGAYTGEISAKMIASLQLSYCIVGHSERRQYFGETDESVADKLSLLIKNNVSPIFCVGETLTEREKNETFNIIRRQLLRGLKGVDNECIQKVIIAYEPVWAIGTGVTASKEQAEEVHKFIFDLLSEIYSSEISKRVPILYGGSCNEKNAEELFKQPNIWGGLIGGASLNIESFYNIMQTAEKINEQ; this is encoded by the coding sequence ATGAGTGAGAAAAAAATTATAGTAGCCGGTAATTGGAAGATGAATAAAACCTATCTGGAAGCCAAAGAGTTTATTGCCAAATTAAACAAGCTACCAGAACTAAAGACTAGAACGATTATAGCTTCACCAAGTCTTTATGTCGATACACTATTTATCAATAATGAAAAGAAAAATGTTTTCTTAGCATTACAAAATTGTAGCGCCTATGAAGGCGGAGCCTATACCGGAGAGATATCTGCAAAAATGATAGCTTCGCTTCAACTTAGCTATTGCATAGTTGGGCATTCTGAACGGAGACAATATTTCGGCGAAACAGATGAATCTGTTGCTGATAAATTAAGTCTACTGATTAAAAACAATGTTTCGCCGATTTTTTGTGTTGGTGAAACGCTGACAGAAAGAGAAAAAAACGAAACATTCAATATTATCCGCAGACAACTATTGAGAGGATTAAAAGGCGTAGATAATGAATGTATTCAGAAGGTAATTATAGCCTATGAGCCTGTATGGGCTATTGGAACAGGTGTTACCGCTTCTAAAGAGCAAGCGGAAGAGGTTCATAAGTTTATTTTTGATTTACTATCTGAAATTTATTCATCCGAAATTAGCAAGCGTGTTCCTATATTGTATGGTGGTAGCTGCAACGAGAAGAATGCGGAAGAACTTTTCAAGCAGCCCAATATATGGGGTGGTCTCATTGGTGGAGCAAGTCTAAATATTGAAAGTTTTTATAATATCATGCAAACTGCTGAAAAAATAAATGAGCAATAA
- a CDS encoding MFS transporter, which yields MSAHIKWFLSFRFFTTIALQMKMTILGFFIYKISGAALALGMLGLYEALPRILLALPAGYQVERMEKRKVLTIVVGSYFIIALAMYFAMTFLQGQNSKLEIILYLGVFLMGVVGSMGMGASVALLSSIIPRSEMAKYSAMSSNAWQIGAVVGPILGGYLIKYAGSENAFIFVVIALFISLLSILKLPRHESQFNYKFSFQDSFHKMKEGLTYVFENKVMLWAISLDLFAVLFGGCVALLPIFATDILKVDSEGFGHLRAAMPLGAAITMLFLARKPIRQHTGKWLIIFVGLFGLATLGFALSTSFYISLVLLFLMGAFDAVSVVIRGAILMLETPDHMRARVTSVNSMFISSSNEIGAFESGFAAQIMGTVRSVLFGGSMTLLFVTIAWNKAKALKDYSMK from the coding sequence ATGAGTGCGCACATAAAATGGTTTCTTAGTTTTCGATTTTTTACTACCATAGCTTTGCAAATGAAGATGACCATACTAGGTTTTTTTATTTACAAGATAAGTGGTGCTGCACTTGCTTTAGGTATGCTCGGACTTTATGAAGCATTGCCTAGAATATTATTAGCCCTGCCAGCAGGTTATCAAGTGGAGCGTATGGAAAAAAGAAAAGTATTAACTATAGTAGTAGGAAGTTACTTCATTATTGCTTTAGCGATGTATTTTGCTATGACCTTTTTACAAGGTCAAAATTCTAAATTGGAAATCATACTTTATCTTGGCGTATTTTTAATGGGTGTGGTGGGCAGCATGGGTATGGGAGCATCTGTGGCTTTGTTATCTTCAATTATACCTAGATCTGAAATGGCTAAATACTCTGCCATGAGCAGCAATGCATGGCAGATTGGAGCCGTAGTTGGTCCCATTCTTGGCGGATACCTCATTAAATATGCTGGCTCGGAAAATGCTTTTATTTTTGTCGTTATTGCCTTATTCATTTCCCTACTTTCTATTCTTAAACTACCTAGGCACGAGAGTCAGTTTAATTATAAATTCAGTTTCCAAGATTCATTTCACAAAATGAAGGAAGGATTGACATATGTGTTTGAAAATAAAGTGATGCTCTGGGCTATATCTTTAGATTTATTTGCTGTGCTTTTTGGAGGCTGTGTAGCCCTTTTGCCTATATTCGCTACAGATATTTTAAAAGTAGATAGCGAAGGTTTTGGGCACTTGCGAGCCGCCATGCCATTAGGTGCTGCCATAACCATGTTATTTCTCGCTCGCAAACCTATTAGACAACATACTGGTAAATGGCTCATCATTTTTGTAGGTCTATTTGGATTAGCTACCTTAGGTTTTGCATTATCTACCTCATTCTATATTTCACTAGTTTTATTATTTCTTATGGGAGCTTTCGATGCAGTTAGTGTAGTCATTCGCGGAGCTATCCTTATGCTCGAAACTCCAGATCACATGAGAGCTCGAGTTACCTCCGTCAATTCCATGTTTATCTCCTCTAGTAATGAAATAGGAGCGTTTGAAAGTGGTTTTGCAGCACAAATAATGGGGACTGTTCGGTCAGTTTTATTTGGAGGGAGTATGACTTTATTGTTTGTTACCATAGCATGGAATAAAGCAAAGGCACTCAAAGATTATTCCATGAAATAA